One stretch of Chryseobacterium sp. LJ668 DNA includes these proteins:
- a CDS encoding LLM class flavin-dependent oxidoreductase, with product MKNFEISVLDLAPVKQGKSINNTFQDSLSLANYAENLNYKRFWLAEHHNMESIASSATSVLIGFIANGTKKIRVGSGGIMLPNHSSLVIAEQFGTLESLFPGRIDLGLGRAPGTDGLTAQALGRNPAIINEQFPRQILELQKYFSKENSNALVRAIPGEGLDIPMYILGSSTDSAWLAAEFGLPYAFAGHFAPDQMEMAFKIYKEHFEPSKYLDKPYIIACVNGIAAETSEEAKFLSTTLFQAFINIIRNDRKPFPEPITDMDDIWNPMEKAMVLKMLKFSFVGDQTQIAEQLSDFQEKYQVDELMINSHIYDHQKRLNSYQLIRQATESLFKA from the coding sequence GCAAACTATGCTGAAAATTTAAATTATAAAAGGTTCTGGCTTGCCGAACATCATAATATGGAAAGTATTGCCAGTTCTGCAACCTCTGTTCTGATCGGTTTTATTGCGAATGGTACAAAGAAAATCAGAGTCGGTTCAGGAGGCATTATGCTTCCCAATCACAGTTCGCTCGTCATTGCCGAACAATTTGGTACCTTAGAATCACTTTTCCCCGGAAGAATTGATCTCGGTTTGGGAAGGGCTCCCGGAACAGATGGTTTGACGGCCCAGGCTTTAGGAAGAAATCCGGCCATCATTAATGAGCAGTTTCCGAGACAGATTTTAGAATTACAAAAATATTTTTCCAAAGAAAACTCAAACGCATTGGTTCGTGCAATTCCCGGTGAAGGTTTAGATATTCCGATGTATATTTTAGGATCGAGTACAGATAGTGCGTGGCTGGCTGCTGAGTTTGGACTTCCGTATGCTTTCGCGGGACATTTTGCTCCGGATCAAATGGAAATGGCTTTTAAAATTTATAAAGAGCATTTTGAGCCTTCAAAATATCTGGATAAACCATATATCATCGCATGTGTAAACGGAATTGCTGCCGAAACATCGGAAGAGGCAAAGTTTCTTTCTACGACTTTGTTTCAGGCATTTATTAATATTATCAGAAACGACCGCAAGCCTTTTCCAGAACCGATAACTGATATGGATGATATTTGGAATCCGATGGAGAAAGCGATGGTTTTAAAAATGTTAAAATTCAGTTTTGTAGGAGATCAAACTCAAATAGCAGAGCAATTGAGCGATTTTCAGGAAAAATATCAGGTTGATGAATTGATGATTAATTCTCATATCTACGACCATCAGAAAAGATTGAATTCTTATCAATTAATCCGACAAGCGACCGAGTCACTCTTCAAAGCTTAA